From a single Micromonospora sp. WMMD1102 genomic region:
- a CDS encoding GNAT family N-acetyltransferase, with the protein MLVPPVLPAGSLRAVRQPRLGADGGLTLRPWRVGDAGTVRRAFECPEIQRWHLRRMADEAEARDWTARWPARWAAETDASWAVLAERTGEPVGQVGLREIRLDQASAELSYWVLPAARGRGVAVAAVRVVQAWAFDRLGLHRLDLRHSTENRASCRMADRLGYPVEGTLRRAWWHADGWHDVHLHARLRDEG; encoded by the coding sequence ATGCTGGTGCCGCCGGTCCTCCCGGCCGGCTCGCTGCGCGCCGTCCGCCAGCCCCGGCTCGGCGCGGACGGCGGGCTGACGCTGCGGCCGTGGCGGGTCGGCGACGCCGGCACCGTGCGGCGGGCCTTCGAGTGTCCGGAGATCCAGCGCTGGCACCTGCGCCGGATGGCGGACGAGGCCGAGGCGCGGGACTGGACGGCCCGGTGGCCGGCCCGCTGGGCGGCGGAGACGGACGCGAGCTGGGCCGTGCTGGCGGAGCGGACCGGCGAGCCGGTCGGCCAGGTGGGACTCCGCGAGATCCGGCTCGACCAGGCGTCCGCCGAGCTGTCGTACTGGGTGCTGCCGGCCGCGCGTGGCCGGGGCGTCGCGGTCGCGGCGGTACGGGTGGTGCAGGCGTGGGCCTTCGACCGCCTCGGACTGCACCGGCTGGACCTGCGGCACTCGACTGAGAACCGCGCCTCCTGCCGGATGGCGGACCGGCTCGGGTACCCGGTCGAGGGCACGCTGCGCCGGGCGTGGTGGCACGCGGACGGCTGGCACGACGTACACCTGCACGCCCGGCTGCGCGACGAGGGGTGA
- a CDS encoding MarR family winged helix-turn-helix transcriptional regulator, whose product MAAVTARAEGAGIAPGDPHTAPRDADSGEELLVLWELVQTAHVASRAFRATFAAAGLGPTQFGVLACLADGDDLTKTQLAHALMVRPQSIDPLVESLIRAGLVARDGPARRGQAAGISITPLGLDRLAAARPLVSRLNAPERLGLETGEIAPLVRHLRGIRDRLTRDGEFDEGL is encoded by the coding sequence ATGGCGGCGGTGACCGCCCGCGCCGAGGGAGCGGGCATCGCGCCGGGGGACCCGCACACCGCTCCGCGCGACGCGGACTCCGGCGAGGAACTCCTGGTGCTCTGGGAACTGGTGCAGACCGCGCACGTCGCCTCGCGCGCCTTCCGCGCGACCTTCGCCGCAGCCGGCCTCGGCCCGACGCAGTTCGGCGTACTGGCCTGCCTGGCCGACGGCGACGACCTCACCAAGACCCAGCTCGCGCACGCGCTGATGGTGCGCCCACAGAGCATCGACCCCCTGGTGGAGAGTCTGATCAGGGCCGGCCTGGTCGCCCGGGACGGGCCGGCGCGGCGCGGCCAGGCAGCCGGCATCTCCATCACGCCGCTGGGCCTCGACCGACTGGCTGCGGCTCGCCCGCTGGTCAGCCGGTTGAACGCGCCGGAGCGACTCGGACTGGAGACCGGTGAGATCGCGCCGCTCGTCCGGCACCTGCGAGGGATCCGCGACCGGTTGACGCGGGACGGCGAGTTCGACGAAGGACTCTGA